The Choristoneura fumiferana chromosome Z, NRCan_CFum_1, whole genome shotgun sequence DNA window ATATGCAATATTTAATTGAGTAAGATCCCACAGCCGTCCgacattaagttattttctaaattttgtCCTTCAGAACATAAGTTACGTCTGGCGGCTCTGGGATCTTGGAACAGCTTTACAGAACAATGAGTAATTTACAGAACGTTAGGTCTGGCCTATGATGAGTCAgaacttttctttttatagaAGTCGATGAGTTGTTTgcatcaaaaatatatacaccTGGGGTTCTCACGGTCGCACTGCTGCAGCATTTCCTTGGTGTTCTCGAAGAAGTTGACGAAGGGCGGATAAGCCTTGACCATGTCGGGCGTGAAACGCAGCATGAGCCGGCCGATGCTCACCTCCTCGCTCCAGTGCGCCTGCGCGAAACGCAGCTCCTTCAACATGCCCCTGCGCCACCAACACGCCGTTACCAACACTACAGTAGCGTCAAGTCAATATATCCATCGGACAACCCCCAACGTGAGGGAAGTAAGAGTTAGCTCTATCTTCGGATCCAACAACTCGCAGTTAGTGTACACAACCGTTCCCATGCATGTCATTACTGACGTCAAGTAAAGATGCTTACAATCCCCATGCAACTGCTACTTTACTCACTCTCACTAAGCTAGTATACTCCATTATTTCCCAATTTACTCTCTCATAAAGAAAAGACTGATCGTTTGTCACAAAGCGCAAAAAAAACATTGCGGGTCGCACCGTACCGTACGAACATCTTAGCcagttaaatttcaattaaacagaataaaaactaagtgatttaaatgaaattgtaCTCACTGGTGTAGTTCATAAATAGGCGGTAAGTttccaaaaataatttttagttcCGTATTGTTCAGTAGTGCCTGATTTTTACCATTGCTATTATCTTCTTCAGCCATTTCTTCTAATGGGTGCTTGAACATCTAAAAAATACGTCATCATGAAATGATACATCAGAAAGAGATTTtgaattatttgaaataattgaATGAATAGATTTTAAATATTAACGTTATACTTACAGTTACAATTGTCTGTAAAATTCCAACATAATTCGATTCCGTCTGTAGTAACTCCATGAATACTTGTTGCCTAGGAGACATCAATTTTCGAACCACATTGTCAGGCACTTCGGATTCTAAAAAAGTATTAGTACATGAGTATTTCGGTTGTGGGTATAAGTATGCGAGGCGTGTAGTTCTGGTTTACCTTCGAGTAGCTGTTTGCTGTCGGGCGAGGGCGTGTAGTCGAGCAGCAGGTTGCCGGAGATGCTGAGCAGCACGGTGTCGCTGAGCGAGGAGCGCCGCTTCTGCAACGCCGCGTCGCCGCCGCGCAGCTTGCGCTTGCGCTGCCGCTGCAGGTGCGCCGGCgtgccgcccgccgcgcccgcgcccgcgccgcccgccgcctcctcgccagcgccgccgccgccgcccgcacCCGAGCCTGCGCCGCCTACTGACGATCTCCGGGACACTTCTTCCAAATACTGCACACGATATTATTCATTTCATCAGTGATTTCTGACAATAACTACAATAAAACGAATGCACACAAAATTAAGACTTACATCTCTGAAGAGGTATTCTCTTTCGTCTTGTGCTTCTTCGTTCTGGACGGACGCCCAGAACCACTCCGCTTTGACGACGTGCACGCGGGGCGAGCACTCTGGCGCGACCGCAGTGTTATGCTCGTCCACCACCTGAACGCACGAGATCTCACTGTTACTGATACCATTACGATTTAACCGTCACCGTGAGTGAGCcttacattttaaatatcaaccATCTCTCATAAAGGGACATATGTGAAGTAGCTTCTCTGCGTGCACGCCCTAAACAAAAGACCCGCAGTGATGCTTTATAGATAAGTAACTTTAACGCACGATGCATGCATACGAGTGGAGACCGACACAAGAGAGTATGTATGTTTGGCTATATTCTAAATGAGAGCCATAAAATGTTCAACTGCATGGTAAGCATGTCTATTATTTagtaatactaaattaaatggGGTTAGTACCGGCAACGATATTCCATGGCATTGCGTAATGGCGCGGGCGTCGCGGATGGGAGGCGTCGAGGCGGGCGGCAGCTGGTCGGCGGGGAGACGCGGGGCGGGGATCGGGGCGCAGGAGAGGAGCGGGACGCGCGGGTCGGGGGCGCCGCAGATGGAGTGGCGGTGGTGCGCGCGCGGGCGCAGGCTTTGCGGCGTCTTGAACGTGGCCGAGTCGTCCAACTCGTCCACGTCACCCGGGTGCCCGAGGCCCGCGTTATCTGTGCTGTCTATGGTGTCCACTTGCACGGGAGATATATCCAAATTCATATCATCAATCTCTTTACTGGGTGTCGATACATACTTCAGTTCTGAGGGCAGGTGGCAAGCGCTCACTTCAACAGTGTTACGTTCAGGCCtcttttcatatttctttttccTCTCACTTCTGAACGAAGCTGTGAATGATTTGACGCTCCTGCGTAATTTAGATGCAGATTTAACTGTCTTAGAGCTCCTtattgaagcaaatgaaatatCAAAGAATCCCGACTGTTTACTGGTGTTAATTGAGCAAATTGAAGTGTTGTCATCCTCTCTGATTGGGGACGACGTAGACGCTATGAATTCTCCCGCGGGGTCCGTCGGCTTGACGCTGTCAGGACTGACCGATTCTACAGCAATGTCTCCCGTAGTTTTAGACACGGAATCTTTTTTTGTTCGTTTGAAAATTGTGGGTCGATTCTTAAACTTAAAAGAATCTTTTATCTTAAGTCTTTTGATTGACTTCCAATTACTGTCCTCACATTTGTCTTGAGAAAGATTAGCATCTATAGGGCTCACTTGAACGCTAGAATCTGTGGAGTTACGGCTTCTCTTCTTTCCTGAACTAATAGTGGTTGTAGAGTGTTGCAATTCTTTGCCTACTATCGAAATGGGTAAGAGAAGTCCTGGTTCTTCTTTGGAATCTAAATCGCATAAGCTCTTTGTAAGAGAAGAGTGTAAAGACCCCGCTTCGGTGAGGCAATCTACTAAATTAAAGACATTTATAgatttattcttaaaaacttCTCTTTTATCTTTAACGTTAATTTTGACTGTGCCATGAATCATTTGTGTTATATCattgttttctttgttattaGTATCGTAGATCGAAGAGCGCAGACGTTCATTGTCGGGAGCGGTTTTGTCGTGATCGTTAGGGCACGCAGCGGGCGCGGGCTTGGGCGCGTCGGGGCAGTCGCGCGAGGCGCGCGCGTGGCGGCGCGCGAGCTGCAGGCGCTGCTCGCGCTCGTCGTCGGGCTGCGCGGCCGCGCCGCTCGCGCGCCGCCCCGACAGCCGCGCGGAAAGCCTACGGTAAATCGAGCTCTTAGGCGTGCTCTGGGAGCGGTTGGGTGACGCGCGAGAGGACTTCGAAGGTACGGTGGGAGTACTGGGGTGGGGCGAAAGGATAAGCGAACGACCGAAAGTCTCCCCATTGGCCATTACCTGAAACATGTGTGAAACACACCACGCAATGATGTAATGAAGCCATTCCAATACAAACATGCACAAAGATTGAATTGTTTTTGTTGAGATAAGAGTGTTAGGCACAAGAAAGCAGACGCCTAATTTTCTTTCTAGTGTAATTATCCGAGCCGATAaggtagtttttttataatagcgagtttaaatgtatgtaatttttaacaattattttaaaaaatatatagtaatgATTACTGTGATGCTTTGTAAAACAACTTCAAAGAAATGTGCACTTGTGAGTAATACTGAAACAGAAACACAGTGATTTTGTGGGCGTTGCGCTGTACCCTTCGCCTTTCGGAGTTGAACTTAATGTTGTTGGTGAGGAGTAAAATAATAAGAGaaagcattattttatttattaacattaaagACATTGTTCGCAAACAATTAAAGAAAACGTAATTTAACAGTATGTCTATTTAAGGTAAAAATTACATATAATACGTATTACCCTAAATTAAATCGATCAGGCGTCGGGTGTTGCATTGGCCAAATAGACTGCAGAAGCATAACAATACAAGGTGGTGAACATAAAAAGCAAACAATGGGTCGACTTCGCGCCGTGCGGAATGGTTTGTGGTGGGTTGTAGAATCTAAACTACGATACGATTCATGCAATCCCTTTTTACAGGTATTACAGGGAAGAGGTAGTGTAAAGGTAAATCATATCAACTAGACTAATTaacaagtgaaaaataaaaacgataTCAGATCACTCTCGTCGGTCGTTAGAGATTTTCCAAGTATGATTTAACTTAGATGCTAAAACATTGTCATGACTATTCACGGAACATCACATGTCAATGAAATGGTACCGCGTTCCGATttctaaatgaaaaataaataaaacaacacagAATGTCTACTTACTCAACAACAAACTATAAGTGTCACTTGAACAGATAACTAGCATGCTTACTAATCgtgtgataatgataaaaataaacaactatAATAATAGTACTTCAAACCCGCTAggataaataaaatttgaagaaaaaatgaaaaacttcGCGTATGCAAACTTTTCGTCAGTTACATTTTAAAAGATCACTTAAACAGACTCATCGTAACCAAACACGgtttatagaaaaaaatgacCGAGTAAGGGCTTGAACATGGTTCAGTTCGTTTTGAGTGTGGTAAGGTAAGGGTAAGTAAACGTGTAGTACGGTAATGAGAGTGACTCACGACGTGGGTGCAGTCGGGGTCGTCGAGCGCGCATGCGGCGCCGCCGTTGCTGGCCAGCACGTCCGCCATGTGCTGCGCCTCGTCCTCGGGGAAGCCGACGAAGCAGACGCGCGCGCCGGCGAACACTTTCAGTTTATGCTCCTTCTGCAAACACCAGGCAACAAGTGTAAGCTGTCTGAGGTAAAGGTATTCGTATCCGTAGACATCGAGTCAGAATAAGAAGGCTTGGCCTGTAATTCCCATGcggtcccagtgcggatttttaatttcatatacaCCATTGAGCTGCTTTGCAAGTGTAttcaggtttccttacgatgtttcccttcaccgaaaatctcgtagtaaattttaaatgtaatgtatgtatcgCATTATAAATTcagaaaaacacagaggtgccaGCTCGAGCTCGAGCTAAACTTGtctcaaaatttaaattaagaattTAGTCGgtatattgtattccgatccaatttatgaaaagcgtaaacaaagacgccattaacccgaccatagacattttagtgatgtgaaaacctacaacctattgcaaaataattaatctgttctgtaaatcgattatttattaacaacgtatttttgtttattttattatttacaatgcttgatttaattccaaagactgtttattaaattgtaaaagcatttttttaactttaaggaaagtaaataaaaatcgcttattcatccacgcattaattgtttttaaaatgtcaaattttacaccatctctacgctagtctattctactacagattatacacgttTCAATCAAAAATGCAAACCGCGCgagccaataaaaaaaaaagtcagattttgacgatgattttttaaatgaaaaataaatatggaaatcaagtgaattttggtgaaaaaagtgattagccATCTAgtaaagacacgaattatagataaatgtgttattgattcgatccagtgggtgtttatacaagaattttggtgaaatcggtttgtttacacttttaataaatgggataggcataacgtatagtaGGTATTCTGAATGTATGATATAATATGTGgtcggaatgagggctatcgttttttgtctcactagatggcgcactgatgcgtgaggtttttaagtatggctttcaaagtctgttattacgggcgtgaaaacaaagttaagattaaaatcatatttaatacaccttaaaaccgtaccataaaaatatcgagcatgccacagtgttgcatagtccccgttttgatcggaaaaaagggaggaccaAGGTAtccgaaagataaaactgtctcaaaacacagacattcattgccccggaacgcatatttgccataattatttttagatatTGCAAAAGATTCACAAATCTATTCCAATTattaataaacccgcgtagctcactcaagaactatgaaatttgacatttcggagacctcacgctacactagcgcctctattggcgaattcatacgcgatagccctcattgagtttgGGATGATACTGACGATGAGCGCGGGGTGCGTGGCGAGGCAGGCAGGGTCGTCGCGGCGGCGCCAGCACTCGTCCACCCAGGAGCGCGCCAGCACCGGCAGCCCGAAGCCGGACGCGTACCGGTACTTGTCGCCCGTGGCCGCCGCCGCGATCAGGTGTGTCACCTTGCTCGACATGTCTTTGCGGATCGACCCTCCCATGTAGTGAATAAGTGTTATCAGGTACGTCTGCCGGCAATAcaacacaaattattaataattaccaAAGGCCTTATTGCTAACGCAATCGGTATCGCAATTTTCGTCGCTTCttgtcacacggtataggatgagggtagaaacaGATGGTGACTAGGGCGTACACTGAGGGTTTCAGGTAGCAGTAATGGTGCTGCTGGTGGCGGGTGCGTGCGCGTACAGCTACTAGCGCTGCCTACACTCACTGCATGCCAATCAATGGTGGCGAATACCACTGGTGATCACCAGCCCCCGTGCgttggacaatacggcctctgggcGAGGTTAAAATTCAATATCACTCGTTTTCGCAGAATATatgaatactagcttttgcccgcggctttgcccgcgtggaattcggaaAAATAGGATAGCCAataaagttgcggacgctaggtggcgctgatgtcgtgcacagagctgTCACACATTACACGATTATTTGTCAATTTGGAGACTCAAACAGCGGGTTTCGCGCAAGCAAGGGGCGTTGAGGCACTTACAAGTTCATCCTTTTTCCGGAAGCCCGAGAAGCATATGACGGCGCCGCGCATGGCGAGCGAGTAGAGCGGCCGCGTGTTGGCCGGCGGCGGCTCGTCGCGCTCCGCCAGCTGCAGCGCCGCCGTCGGGCCCAGGACTCTGCGAGAAACAAACATTATGGTGAACTTTATGTAAAACCACCTTAATAATTTATAACAGCCACGAAAATACGGACTATGATGACATAGGAGGCAATAATgaccaattttaataaaataaaaaacgttttaGGACATGAAATTGACAATAAAATTGCCAGTTCAACATTTTCAGAGAAAATGTATCTATCTTCTGATCTGAGAATGTGCTCTACCAGAGAAAATGCACTTTTTGAAAAAGTGCACCTGAGAAAATGCACtatttgagaaataaataaataaataaataaatatcatgggacacttgacaccaattgacctagtcccaaactaagcaaagcttgtactatggatactaggcaacggataaacatacttatatagataaatacatacttaaatacatattaaacatccaagacccgagaacaaacattcgtgttattcacacaaatatctgccccggccgggattcgaacccaggacctcaagcttcgtagtcaggttctctaaccacttagccatccggtcgacaTTTGAGAAAGTGTACCTATTGGGAAGTGCATTTTTAGAGACAGTGTACGTTCCGAGAAAGCGATCCTTCTGAAGAAGTGCACTTTTAGAGAAAGTTACGTTTCGGGAAAGCGAGCTTTTGGAGCCTAACCCATTTATTTCAATTCGATAAGGGGTTTGGGTCAAAGTACCGGCAGAGAGTGCAGAAATATAGTCATGCTCCATTCAATGTGCTAATAAaggttaaataataatactacatATAAAAAAGTAATGGTTATGCCTAAGGTAAGCTCACTGTACACCTGTTAAAACATAGTGAGTCAAACCGATCAAATCAAGATGCGTACGCATTTTGGTACCTAATGCCTGGTGACGTAAGGTAGGGGATAAAGCATGTAAGTTAACCACATATTACATAACTTTCCACTTCTCTTGCCTAGTTAAATTCGTATTAATGCTGGATGTAGGCtgcaaaatgactttttatgctctagtgcagtGCATGGAATAAAAgttcttcgtctaagaccaaggtaatcaagtGCAGCTACAAACGTTACaagtttatgtatttttttggctatttaaagttttttaataaataaaactgggCAATTCTAATAAGTTATTATAGAAAAAACAacgcatgaaaaataaaagcttataaggGAACATTTATGTTGCCATTTTATTTTCTCGTaataaacgtgaaaaaaagaATGTGCAGCTTGTTCATAAAACCCGATTTAACTATCTACCTACGCCTGCGGCTCGGGTGGATACAAACGTGTATACCTGGTAAATTGACAAGCTTTATGCACCTAGTAGACCAATGTTTTATCGTGCAAGAAGCTTTTTTtcgattaaataaaactttagcaAAATTAACTCAATTTACCCTCTGAAATTTACCAAATTTACGTCACGCTCAGTGTTTATATGTTGCATGCACTTGTAATCACCTATCCTGTAGCTCTACTCCACCATGCTCCTGTAAAACCTGTAAGAATTTAACtatactctgtttctacggcaggccAAAAAACGTACTATAgacaacctttcgcatgtatctTTCAATGCCATTCTAACAGCTGTTTTCGACTGATCTTGTTAATTAACTCAATTCTATTTAAGCTAAATTATGTCTTACAATTTAAGCTCGTTGGGGCATTTTGAGCTTTGATGCTATCAACTTCTGGCTAACTAACCTCTTcatagcatttttttaaactttctaCTAAGGCCTATGCGTTTTTTGTAGCGTAGCTTACTTTGAATACTAGCTAACTTACTTAGCTTACTTTAAGTACATCTTAAAAGTGTTGACTTATAGTGAAATTATAAATAGGGCGAAGAATTTTATCCAAAGACATGAATAAAAGCATTGGTACAAGAGGTGGGCGTCGCGGTGGTGACGCGCCGTGACGCGGGCTGCGCACAGGAAACCGCACACACGACACTGCGTGTCGCTATACAAATAGTTCATGACTTACACGCGCATTCCAgacaaaatgtaaacaattattaagAATCGCGACAAGTTCACATTAATCCTGCGCATAGACAAATCATGTACAATGGTTAAACTTATAGCCTACATCCAGTGTGCTCCATCTCTCGCTGTCACTATAGCAGTCTAATTAACATTAAACATGCGTGTAGATT harbors:
- the pbl gene encoding epithelial cell transforming 2 pebble isoform X2 produces the protein MLALVEQLRSYFGGGCSTWPVVYVSESCLECERVRAACERLGPVAAAPAHDSLPPPHQPPAPLSYFITKPFEGELFDAAHKAKYRVLGPTAALQLAERDEPPPANTRPLYSLAMRGAVICFSGFRKKDELTYLITLIHYMGGSIRKDMSSKVTHLIAAAATGDKYRYASGFGLPVLARSWVDECWRRRDDPACLATHPALIKEHKLKVFAGARVCFVGFPEDEAQHMADVLASNGGAACALDDPDCTHVVMANGETFGRSLILSPHPSTPTVPSKSSRASPNRSQSTPKSSIYRRLSARLSGRRASGAAAQPDDEREQRLQLARRHARASRDCPDAPKPAPAACPNDHDKTAPDNERLRSSIYDTNNKENNDITQMIHGTVKINVKDKREVFKNKSINVFNLVDCLTEAGSLHSSLTKSLCDLDSKEEPGLLLPISIVGKELQHSTTTISSGKKRSRNSTDSSVQVSPIDANLSQDKCEDSNWKSIKRLKIKDSFKFKNRPTIFKRTKKDSVSKTTGDIAVESVSPDSVKPTDPAGEFIASTSSPIREDDNTSICSINTSKQSGFFDISFASIRSSKTVKSASKLRRSVKSFTASFRSERKKKYEKRPERNTVEVSACHLPSELKYVSTPSKEIDDMNLDISPVQVDTIDSTDNAGLGHPGDVDELDDSATFKTPQSLRPRAHHRHSICGAPDPRVPLLSCAPIPAPRLPADQLPPASTPPIRDARAITQCHGISLPVVDEHNTAVAPECSPRVHVVKAEWFWASVQNEEAQDEREYLFRDYLEEVSRRSSVGGAGSGAGGGGGAGEEAAGGAGAGAAGGTPAHLQRQRKRKLRGGDAALQKRRSSLSDTVLLSISGNLLLDYTPSPDSKQLLEESEVPDNVVRKLMSPRQQVFMELLQTESNYVGILQTIVTMFKHPLEEMAEEDNSNGKNQALLNNTELKIIFGNLPPIYELHQGMLKELRFAQAHWSEEVSIGRLMLRFTPDMVKAYPPFVNFFENTKEMLQQCDRENPRFHAFLKICQTKPECGRQSLQELLIRPVQRLPSIRLLLDDILKHTHKNNPDHAALVAALAGLREVMSHINEDKRKTEGQLQMFDIYNDIDQCPAHLVSSHRSFIARCEVVELSKELSGRGDHLVLFLFTDTMEVCKKRSKAFNSKSPTNGTSTMRIGSSKPYRHISLMPLSTVKRVVDIREAEDCHNVFALMCRSNQELKEKLYSFMITDEAVDKSHFLRQLCRQMANTVCKADADKFLASLESHQLDIDTSDLALSTLSKVSKFAARTRIKLEALAGAGGWLREPGPGGLLDTWVLRAHLLTQVGRALSFNKTPSKLKRAMSSMISPFGSQANLTPASQLAQMRLASCNNINEMGTSSGGGGGAEGGEVLVAPLSVQPTRKAAGAAAALRRF